The genomic segment TGGAATAAATTAAACAAATCAATGTAAACAAGATTGAATGATAGATAATATCAATCAGACATGCCAATGGTTCATTATGTTTGTCAGAGAAAATTCCAACAAGAAAAATTAGCAAAGTTTGATGATGATCCTTTAACAGTAAAACTGGCCATAAAGTTTGAAATCATTAAAGTAACGATATTATGCTTTATGCACATAGTTCGGCGGTGGGGTTATCAATCTCAACTAAACTAAGCTCAATAAATGGTACTGGTAATGAGCAATTCAAACTGACAATACAAGTTTTCGCAATTCATGAGAGGAAAAAACAGCTATATGATGTAGATTTGTACTGGTCCAGTATGTACGTACATGCAAATCCAAGAGTACAGCAGAAACAGCCATCTTAAGagtatatttaaataaattataataccAACACATTTCACAATAGTACTCACCGAGAACCCCAGTGACAGAAATCTGAAGATACTGAAAAGAAATTTTGGGGATCATCCACATATTTTGCAAGCAACTGTCCATACATGGCTTCATTTTCTGCATTAACAGCACCTACTAAAATTGGTACTACTTTGACAGGGTGCCTGCAATAATATCAAGTCAGCCACGGTATAAATTTTTGGAGAATAGAACTTTACCATATGGGAAAAGTACCCCTCAAAAACTTTGGCAAGATAAGGCAAATGCATTTCCATGCTATGTTCAGCCTCATCAACACGAATATTCATTTGTTCAAATTTTCCAGTAGCCTTTAACTCCTCAATAACTGATAGCAAGAAAAAGAAACGTCAGATTGAGATAGACACCATAGTGAAAAAATTATTGATAGTCGGGAAAAATGAGCACAAAATAAAATCTGTTTTCCGAAGCTAATCAGGTTCCAAAATGAAAATATGACACAACTAAATTCATGTATTCATAGTTATCGATGCATATGTGGATTGAGAACATCAAGCTATACAAAAACAAGAGCAAAGgaatgcatgattaataatataagTATAACCAACAAAAAGGTCTAACTACACTGTGCAGCCATGGCCGTGCCCGTGTCTTTTCTAAATTTTCTAATACACTAAAGAGAAGAATAAAGATACCTTCCAAATCAACAGGCAGGTCCCCAATGGGCGTCTTGTAAACTGAAGCCATTGATAGAGCACATTTTGGGGTGTAATAGTGATGAGATGGACCAAGAAGGAACACCCGGGTACTGAATTATTCGTTTATCAGAAATTAGTTAGAAAATTAAGACTGATCTTTACCAATTTGAAGAGAAAGaataacaaataatagaataACTCACATGCTCGTCGGATCAATATTTCCAAATGCATAGGCAGCAGCACGGCCAGAATAGGAATAGCCAGCATGCCTAAGAGCTCACCATCCCCAAAAAATAAGCACTAAACCTTGTGACGCTTATGTATTAAATAAACAGGAACACAATGCAAGAATAACTTACGGAGCAATAACACCCCGTACTTCAGGAGATTTAGCTAGTCCAGATTCTCTCAGCCAACCTTCAAGTTCTTCCGCTAACTTTTTTGCTGTCAATTGGGAAGTAAAAATTATGGTCGACCTTTCGCAGTACCAAAGATTTAAATGCACATATAGTCTTGACTACCCAAATGCCAAATTTTGCATGAAGGGATGGTGGTGTTGGGAACCACTAACCACTGCCCAAATATagtcaaaataataaaatagctTCACAACTGAGTGTTAAGTGTTGATAAATGCATTATGCAAGCATAAATATATAAACTACTAGTTAAGATTAAACTTGATATTGATGATTGTGTCAAGTATTGGGTGTAGCTGGTAATAAGCGAAACAAAGAAAATTtcattagaaaaagaaaaagtaaaatggCTCCAGTTTACTCTTCTTCCTCGTTCTGGTTACCTTCCATCATAATTCAACTTTATATGCCATTTTAAGTCCTCACCTCAATATCATAACCCAGTTCATCAACTTGTTTTTAGCTCACTCGCTCAGATAAACATATATTCTTTTGGATTTTTCATACAATCAAATAGATGGAGCAAAAATatcatgagagagagagagacttacgATTATCGGTGTACCAAGAACCAGCATGCGATGGCCTTCTTACGATCTCCATGGAAGGAATTTGGGattagaagaaaagagagaaaccCTAAGATTGAAATGCAAAGGTCTGAGAAATAAGATGCTAATGGATATTTTCGTTTGCAAAAACTTTGTTACTATCTAttcatttaaatttttaatatttctaaattatcccctattttaataatttatttgatttttaattattttattattttttaatgatttaaatacaattcataaaataaaataaatgtttaattaaaactttaaaataattttaattaaatttaattaattaataaaattaaattaaaaattaattaaaatcttattaaataactttaaataaacctaaatttgaatttaattaaaaaatcaatccaactttgaaataaaaaaatgtaGGTAAGATTAGGtgaaatatgagttttttttcaataatttaattaaaatttatgtttatataaagttaattaataaaattttaattagttttaaaaaaatttaagtttattttttaattaattaaattttttttttaaattgttcattaaaattattttaaagttttaattaaacatttatttcattttatgaattctgaaaatatatttaaatcatttaaaaataataaaataattgaaaatcaaataaatcactaaaatgatAGATAATTTaggaataataaaatttaaacacACGGAGGGTACCAAACTATGTAATTTTTACAAATAGAGGGGATCGATTGATAATTATCAGAAATAGAGGGTACCAAATttatatttcgataaaacacagagTACCTATTGCGTATTTAcccatttatatatttttataatggcttattaggtttttttttcaCCAAAACCATTACTAATGCAAATCGTACCTTTGAATTTTTCACCCAATTAAAAATTTCTCCTAAACTATTCATGTTATGGAACTTCTGTTCAATTTTTCTAACGAAATAATGATGTGACAGTTTAGGCGCCAATATAGCATTGCCACGTCAATGCCTCATTTAtaatttaaagaataaatatgatttttgcaTCCCtaaactattaccactactaaaTCATGCTCCcatattttaaattaaacaaaattttaaatattaaaaaaacaataaactaaaaatccatctcaattaaaaaaaataaaattgaatgaCGAAAAATTGGTTGAGGTGCTAGGCGTGCATCTGGGCAAGCTTGAAGTTGGCTAGGTAGCAACTTCGTGAATAGGCTTTGCTCATGTGGGTTTCCCCACAACATTTAGCTTCGGTGTTGCCTATTTCATCCTTCTGCATCTCTCGCTCTCCCGACCCTTCTCATATCTCTTCTCTCACTCGTTTATTGAGTGTCCTAGGGTGTGTTGGATGGTGCAAAAGTGAGAAAAATAATAGTGTTGACTAGCTTTTTCGTCAACTTACACAGAGTAATAAATGAAGACTTGTTTTGTGTGTAAAATTCTAACTGGAATCTTTACTGAGAATAACGAACTAAAGAAAGAGAAATAAATGTTGTAATAAATGTAAGAGACacaagtttatagtggttcggttcTAAAAAGATGACATATGTCTACTTTAGTCAGTAGTATTTATGATGAACtttgtgttgggaaaacttattcaatatcttgtttattttcatgtaaatcgtatattaaacatattaatataagaaaacctagaacatgtttctaaaattgaattcatacagagataattaTAAGagcacttacattattgtgcagcaaAATGATTgagttcttccttcagtttctctaaccctgtatcctttctgtcgcagggtatcactaagaaactgaaccgttcttcaattttcttcacagccttccaaagtatccttagaaacACCTAGACTGGAGtgggcaattatcaacacatgagatagatacaataagaagaagaatagaagagaatattgagggttagaaaatgacttatgatgtagagagaatctaaaacctagagcatcaaaaatagatcttctgatttttAGTCAGACAGTCTTTCTGTCTTCTCAAAAACatttgttttcaactctcacttagcattccttttataggctcaattaggttacttatttaattaaaaaaaatcaataaaataatagtcaattattaaccctaggtcgaaattatcatgggccataggcctgtgaaatttcccttttaattataagcccgttggacttaaaatcaaggcccatattatttctattgattaattatttaaatcatttatcaaattaatttgcacgcttgtgtactagatttcggaggatcgtggagtaagtatttgccacttatagagttctcctataataatagctaccatTCAACTATCGATAtgacaccctatgagttactttatggaagaactGTCGATTGCCATTACATTGgaatgaggtagg from the Humulus lupulus chromosome X, drHumLupu1.1, whole genome shotgun sequence genome contains:
- the LOC133803848 gene encoding uncharacterized protein LOC133803848 is translated as MEIVRRPSHAGSWYTDNPKKLAEELEGWLRESGLAKSPEVRGVIAPHAGYSYSGRAAAYAFGNIDPTSITRVFLLGPSHHYYTPKCALSMASVYKTPIGDLPVDLEVIEELKATGKFEQMNIRVDEAEHSMEMHLPYLAKVFEGHPVKVVPILVGAVNAENEAMYGQLLAKYVDDPQNFFSVSSDFCHWGSRFSYTHYDKKHGPIYKSIEVLDKMGMDIIETGDPDAFKNYLLEYDNTICGRHPISVFLHMLRGCSTKIKINFLRYEQSSQCKSMRDSSVSYASAAAKVVL